The window CTTGTGGTTAGTAAACCAATCTTGGACGGCGAGCACGTTATCGGCCTTAATAATCACTTCACCGGTTAAAACTCGGCTTTCAGCATGGGCGGTAATTCCCCCGCCCCGTTTTAACATAGCGGCGCCGTTACTAGCCGCTGCGATAACAGACGGCTCTTCGACCACCATGGGCACTAGGTATTCCTGACCGTTAACCACGAGGTTCGTAGCAATTCCTTCGGGTAAGCCGTAGTCAGTAAGATAGTTTTCAATTAGATCACCACTAACCGCGTTATAGTGCTGTTTAATCACGTTAACTTCAGTTTCATTTAGCGGAACCACCTCCGTTAACAAAGCCAACCGGTCTGCGTACGATTTGCGGTGAAACCCATGCATTTTTTCCATTATTCACTCCTCCTTTCTGCTAAACTTGCGTTCGTTGCTCTAAGTATTCGTTAATGACCCCTTCACGGACCCCGCCATCGGAAAAAATGACTCGTTTCGAATCAATGAAATCCATCACGGTGGTCAGGTTAATTAAGCCCCCAATGATAACGTCCGCACGGTCACTTTCAAGCCCGTTAATTTGCTGGCGTTCGGCCAGTTTTTTGCTCAAAAGCTCCTGCATGGTCCGTTCCACCTGTTTCCGGGTCAACTGGTAGTTTTGAATCTCATCCACCCGGCGAAAGTGTTGTCGACGCCGGTTAATTCGGGCTAACGTCCGGGCTGCTCCTCCGATTAGGACAATTGGATAATGAGCTGGATGACCTAACCAACCAATTTTGCTGAACTGTTCGATGATGTGTTGTTGCGCGGCAAAGAAGTTCGCCGCCGTCACCTGGTTTTGCAGGTGGAAACGCTCCGTCGTCTTTACGGCGCCCGTCGGGAGACTCACGTAGTTAATCGCCTTCCGGTTGCGCACATGCACAATTTCCACGCTGGCACCCCCGATGTCCATCAACACGAAATCGTGCGCCTTGATGCGGTCAACGACCCCTTCATAGTCAAAATATGCCTCCTGATTCCCGCTCAGGACCCGCACCTCAATTCCTAATTCGTCCTTAATGCTCCGCAAGAAATCGGCTTGGTTCTGGGCCTGCCGGACCGCGGCCGTGGCAATCGCACGTACTACCACGTTTGGGAACTGTTCGTACTCGGTTTGAAAGCGATGGAGTGCCGCAATTGTCCGTTTCATCGCGGAGAATTGCAGAATGTTGTTAGCCCCCATTCCTTCCGATAGCCGAGCATCGTTTTTCATCCGTTTTACTTCATGGTAGTTACCAGCTGCATCAATCTCATAGATCGCCATGCGGACCGAGTTGGAGCCAATGTCAATAATTACAAAGTTTTCCATGGGAAACTCCCTTACTGCGTCTTGCGACTAGTCAAAATAGTTAAGCCCCATGGCATTCCGGACCTCAGTGAGGGTCTGTTCTGCCACTTGGTTGGCTTTCTGGCTGCCTGCTTTTAAGATGTCAGCGACCGCAGCGGGATTTTGTTCGTATTGTTCGCGCCGCGCCCTGATGGGAGCCAAAGTTGCTTGTAAGACTTCATTTAAGTACAGCTTAATTTTAACATCTCCTAACCCACCATGAGCATATTGTTCCTTCAGTTCCTGAACGTGTGCTTGGTCGGGGGCAAAGATGTCAAGGTAGGTAAAGACCGTGTTCCCTTCCACTTGACCGGGATCTTCCACGTGAATGTGGTTCGGATCCGTGTACATCGACATGACCTTTTGCTTAATCATATCTGCACTATCGGAAAGGTAGATGGCGTTGTTTAACGACTTACTCATCTTGGCATTGCCGTCTAAACCAGGAATCCGACCCTCGCCTTTCGGTGGGAAGTATCCCTCTGGTTCCACCAGCACATCCGTGTGGTAGGCCCGGTTAAAACTGCGGACGATTTCACGAGTTTGCTCTAACATGGGTTCTTGGTCATCCCCAACGGGAACCACCGTGGCCTTAAAGGCCGTGATGTCAGCGGCCTGACTAACTGGATAAGTTAAAAAGCCCGCCGGAACGCTTTCATTAAAACTTTTTTGTTGAATTTCGTGTTTAACAGTCGGATTGCGTTCTAACCGCGCCACGCTCACGAGGTTCATGTAAATCATGGTTAACTCGTTTAAAGCGGGAATCTGGGATTGGACAAAAATGGTTGATTTAGCGGGATCTAAACCCACGGCTAGGTAGTCTAGCGCTACCTGAAACAAGCTGTTGTGAATCTTTTCGGGGTCACGCGCGTTATCGGTCAACGCCTGCATGTCCGCAATCATAATGTAGGGATCGTATTTCCCAGTGTTTTGTAATTTCACCCGGTTTTCCAAGGACCCCACGAAGTGTCCAATGTGCAATTTTCCCGTCGGGCGATCACCCGTTAAAATAATTGGTTTGGTCATGTTTGATCTTCCTTTCTAAAAAAGCGCCCATTGATTCAAAATCAATAGGACGCCTCGACGTGGTACCACCTATATTGCAAATTAATGCCACTCAAATTAAAGCTCAGTTTTAATGGTTCCAATTCGTAGTCACCTAGTTAGTTTCAGCGCTTCTAACCTCTCTGTTTGTAGGGTGGTGCTACTACTCAACTTTACTGTTATTTTAGGGGTTTTTTATCCCAGTGTCAAAGGCGTCGCAATTGACACTGCCCCCCTTTTCCCCTTAGAATGATGAGCGACTTTGAAACGAAAGAGGATCGATTATGAATCAACAAGAAGAACAGGAGGAACGTGACCGCGTTACCCGGGTCACCACTTTTTTACACCACCAAATTAAAAAAGCAAAGCAGGCCGTTAAAAAGGCCCAGGCTGAATCAGATCGGGTCCAAAAAAACTACGGCATCAATACTTCCGTAAACTACTTAGAAGCAGATGACCGGATTGAAACCAAGGCTGATCTGCAGCAACAACGAAACCTGGTGAACCGGACGGTCGAAAACGAAGCGATTGTAAAGAAACAACTGACGACCTACCAGCAACTTTCCCACTCCCCTTACTTTGGGCGAATTGACGTTCAAGATTCCGGAGCCCCAACCCCAGAACCACTTTACATTGGAACGGCCTCCCTAATGGATGACAACGGAGAGTTTCTAATTCACGACTGGCGGGCGCCCATTTCTAGTGTTTATTACAACGGAACGCTCGGACCAGTCCACTACCAAACTCCGAACGGGGAACGAAGCACCAATCTGAAAAAAAAGCGTCAGTTTAAAATCAAGGACGGCCAGATCCTGCACATGTTTGACACCAACGAAACGGTAGGCGACGAGATGCTGCAGGAAACCCTGGGTAACAAGAGTTCTGACCAACTGCAAAACATTGTCGCCACGATTCAACGTGAACAAAATGACATCATTCGCGACGTGCGTAGCGACCTCCTGGTGGTGCAGGGAGTGGCTGGTTCTGGAAAAACTTCCGCTCTGCTTCAAAGAATTGCCTTCTTGCTATATCACAGCCGCAACGAGCTGAGTGCCAACCAGATCCTACTCTTTTCTCCGAATCTCTTGTTTTCAAACTACATTAAGGACGTCCTCCCGAGCCTGGGGGAACGCAACATGCGCCAGGTGACTCTCCAAGCATTCTTTGCGCAACGCTTAGAGGGTTTACGCGTCCAAACCCGGTTCGATCGCTACGAAGCAAGCCCGGTTCACAATTCGTTGACAGCGTATAAAGAAAGTCAGGTCTTTATTGATAAGTTGCGAGCCTACTTACGACAATTAAGTCCCCGTGAGATTTGTTTTACGGGACTCTACTTTCAAGGAGAACTCTTTTTCTCAGCAGCAGAGATCCGCAGTATCTATGCCCGGCTTAATCCGAAACTCCCCTTAGCAGACAGGTTCTTAAAAACGAAGAACACCCTGATCAAACACCTAAAAGCTCGTATCAACGAAGAAGCCCACGAAGACTGGGCGTTAGACGAACTGGATAACCTTTCTGATGAGCAGTATCATAACTACCTCGGCGACCATGACCCAGCCGACTTCTTTGATTTTGACGAGGAACGGGACTTTGTCGCCCGTAAACTGGTAAAGGACCGGTTGCGCGTGGTTTATAATGCCATCTACAACGATCAGTTCTGGGACCAATATTCGCAGTACGAGCACTTTCTGGGTCAACTTGATTCTACTGATCAAATTACGCTTGCGGATTGGCAGCAAGATCAGCGGGCCTTTACAGACACCCTCGAGTATCATCAGATTCGATTGGTGGATGCCGCTCCCGTCCTCTTTTTACAGGACTACTTTACCGGGGAAAACCATAACCGCCACATCAAATACCTCTTTATTGACGAGGTGCAGGACTACTCGGTTGCCGAACTGATGTACCTCAAGTTGACCTTTCCACGGGCCAAGTTCAATCTGATTGGCGATAGCGAGCAGGCGCTCTTTAAGGATGTGGAAACGGCGCAAGCCCTTTTAAATCGACTCAAAGCGGCGCTACCCGTCCGGCATCCCCGTTTGATTAACTTGAACCGGTCCTACCGCTCGACCTACCCAATTACTACCCTGGCTAGTAGTATTCTGCCGGATGGTGATCACATTGAGGCCTTTAACCGGGCCGGTGCTACCCCGACCTATGCGGAGTTTCCGGATGAAAAGCAATTGCTGAAGACATCCCAATCAATCATTAAGACCGAGTTACAGGACCATGAAACGGTCGCCATCATTACGAAAACGAAGAATGAGGCGCAACACGTTTATCAAGAATTGCGCCACCAGTTTGACTGCCTGTTGGTAACGGACAAGGCTCGTACTCTGAACAAGTCCGTCTTAATCCTGCCGGTTTATCTGGCCAAGGGGTTGGAATTTGATACTGTCATCGCTTGGAACGTCTCAACAGCCAACTTCCCCACCCATCATGAACTGGGCATTTTATACACCATGATGACCCGGGCCATGCACCACTTAGTTTTGTTAAGCCAGGGACAGCTGACCGACTTGATTCCTGAGCGGGCCTTGCAACAACAATTGTTAGTTAAAGCAAAAAGCACTTCGTAAGGAAGTGCTTTTTTGCAACCATTTAATTAGCAGAAACGTAGTGCCTTGTCCCGCGCTGCCACAGATAAAAGGAAAAGACCAGGAGAAGTACCGTTACGATTACCAGCGGGACTAGCATCTGCCACGCCGTACTCTGTTTAACGGTCACAGTCACAATTCCGTTAGAAAGCGCGAGCACCGGTAAGCCCGTCGAAAGGATTAGTTGTAACCACCGGGGATAAATCCGCGCCGGACGACTAGCGGCAGAGATTACATCTTCTGGAACCCCGTTTAAAGCGGTTAAATTGTCATACCAAAAAGAAATTTCCACCACGATTTGGTTCAGGGCAAAGACAAACAAAACTCCAACCACGTAAATTACTAAAATCAAGCTCCAGGCACTCCAAGACAGCGGGAATCGAGTCAAGAGGAACGCCGTCACCGGAATGTAAACCAGCAGATTAACGCCGCTGGGAAAGTCGAGCTGCCGCAAAGCATAGTACCAATAACTCGGCAACGGACGTAAGAACAAGTAATCCAAATTACCATCGATAAGATCACCCGCTAGGGACTCGTGGGCGCCCACGAACAGAAATTGATAGGTGGTCGTAATCGAGATTAGGCTCATAATCAAGATTTCATACTGCAGAAAATTAAGTCCGCCAATTCGATGAGCAAAGGAATAGTACACAAAGCCAGCCGCAATCTCAATCGCAGTAAACATAAACCCAAAAAGCACCACGAGAACCGACGTCATCCGGTAGGTTAAAAAGGTTTTAAAACTTTGTTGGGCTAGCACTCCATATAACCGAAAACTCATACGCCCACCCCTTCAAATTTGTGCAATCCGACCCGAAAGAGCCACCGACTTATTCCCACTAATGCGATTAACCAAACGATGGACAGACCCAGATAGAGGAAAAGCAACTGTGGCTGACGCGGTCCTTGTAAAACCGTCTGCACTAAATCACTGGAAACCAGCGCTAGCGGAGAAAAACGTAACCCCTGATAAGCCCAGGTTGGCAACACATCGAGGGGAAACAACAAGCCACCGCAAAATAGATACAGCGCGCTAATTACCGGACGTAACGGCCACATTTGCACTAGCCAAAAGGCCAACGTTCCCAGCAAGAACATGATTTGGTGCCACAAAGCGACGCTCACTAGTGCGTAGAGCAAAATCAGAAGCATGCTTAGGCCATAACCGCGCGTTAAAATCACGATGAGCACTCCCAATAAACCAATTAAAATCAGCTTTGCTCCCACAAAGTTACTTAAACTCTCTAAATTCAAATTAATCGGGCGCAGCAATAATGTACTAATTTTCCCCGTTTTAATCTGACGGGCTAAACGAAATAAGGGTTCAAAGGTAAAAATTAAAGATAATAGTCCCGTAAGGATTAAGTATTGCATCATGTGGGTTTGGGAATAACCGTGAATCGTGGTTTGCCCGGACTCCAGGTATAAAGCCCGCCACATTAACAAAGAAAGCCCCACTTGTAGCAATCGGGTTACTAATGAAATCAAGAAATTAGCGCGGTAAACCAGCGAATTCTGAAATCCCAGGAATAAATTACTAATGTACTTCATTAGACCTCTCCTGCTTGCGAAACATGGAATAAACAACGTCCTCTAAGGAAGGCGTTTCCACTTGCATTTGCTCAAGCGCCATGGTTTTAAAGGTGATCGTACTATCTCCTTCGGCCGCCCGGACCACGGTTTGGTCGTCACGCTGCGATATCTCCGCGGCCTGCGTCGCCACAATGGCGTGATTTGGAACGTTCTTTAGCGTAATCGGACGCTGGGGATCCCGGACAGTCTGCATTAACTTAGCTACGGAACCATCAAACTGAATTCGACCGTCGAGAAGCAACAACAGCCGATCAGCCACCGCTTCGATATCGTTCATCTGATGACTAATTAACAAAATGGTCACGTTGTTGGTCTGGTTAATTTGATTTAAAAAGGCATGAAACTCGCGTTGACTCACGATGTCCATTCCTAAGGTGGGTTCGTCCAAAATCAGCAGTTCTGGTCCATGTAACAACGTAGCAATCAACTCTAGTTTGGTCCGTTCCCCGAGGGACAATTTTCGGACCGGAACGTTTAACACCGCCTGAAGGTGAAACATTTGTACATACTTATCTAAACGAGCTTGATAACTCAGGGTGTCCACCTGATAAATCGTCTTTAGGAGTTTAAAGGTATCTAACGCGGGTAAATCCCAGTTCAACTGACTTTTTTGGCCCATCATGACCCCAATCCGCTTTAAAAAGACATAGTCATTGGGGTTCGGGCGTACACCGGCCACCCGTAAGTTATCAGTATCAGATTGTAAAATTCCGGTCAGAAGTTTAATCAGCGTAGATTTCCCCGCTCCGTTAGGTCCTAACAGTCCGACTTTTTCGCCCTGGCTAATGGTAAACGTGATATCTGTAAGCACCCGTTTTAATTGATAGTGTCGGTGAAAAAAGTCCTTCAGATTATTTTTAAATCCTAACTTCTTTTCAAATAGACGGTATTCATAGTTGAGGTGCTTGGTTTCAATGTAGGCCATTTGAAACTCCTCTCGCCGTGCGGTAATTGTCCTTGCTGCAATAAAAATAAATTGGATTAATTATAATCCTAACATCAACGAGAAACAATCGTAAAAAAAGAGGATCCCGCACTAACCGTGCCGAATCCCACTATCTAATTATTTAGTT of the Fructilactobacillus cliffordii genome contains:
- a CDS encoding Ppx/GppA family phosphatase; the encoded protein is MENFVIIDIGSNSVRMAIYEIDAAGNYHEVKRMKNDARLSEGMGANNILQFSAMKRTIAALHRFQTEYEQFPNVVVRAIATAAVRQAQNQADFLRSIKDELGIEVRVLSGNQEAYFDYEGVVDRIKAHDFVLMDIGGASVEIVHVRNRKAINYVSLPTGAVKTTERFHLQNQVTAANFFAAQQHIIEQFSKIGWLGHPAHYPIVLIGGAARTLARINRRRQHFRRVDEIQNYQLTRKQVERTMQELLSKKLAERQQINGLESDRADVIIGGLINLTTVMDFIDSKRVIFSDGGVREGVINEYLEQRTQV
- the trpS gene encoding tryptophan--tRNA ligase, producing the protein MTKPIILTGDRPTGKLHIGHFVGSLENRVKLQNTGKYDPYIMIADMQALTDNARDPEKIHNSLFQVALDYLAVGLDPAKSTIFVQSQIPALNELTMIYMNLVSVARLERNPTVKHEIQQKSFNESVPAGFLTYPVSQAADITAFKATVVPVGDDQEPMLEQTREIVRSFNRAYHTDVLVEPEGYFPPKGEGRIPGLDGNAKMSKSLNNAIYLSDSADMIKQKVMSMYTDPNHIHVEDPGQVEGNTVFTYLDIFAPDQAHVQELKEQYAHGGLGDVKIKLYLNEVLQATLAPIRARREQYEQNPAAVADILKAGSQKANQVAEQTLTEVRNAMGLNYFD
- the helD gene encoding RNA polymerase recycling motor HelD, which gives rise to MNQQEEQEERDRVTRVTTFLHHQIKKAKQAVKKAQAESDRVQKNYGINTSVNYLEADDRIETKADLQQQRNLVNRTVENEAIVKKQLTTYQQLSHSPYFGRIDVQDSGAPTPEPLYIGTASLMDDNGEFLIHDWRAPISSVYYNGTLGPVHYQTPNGERSTNLKKKRQFKIKDGQILHMFDTNETVGDEMLQETLGNKSSDQLQNIVATIQREQNDIIRDVRSDLLVVQGVAGSGKTSALLQRIAFLLYHSRNELSANQILLFSPNLLFSNYIKDVLPSLGERNMRQVTLQAFFAQRLEGLRVQTRFDRYEASPVHNSLTAYKESQVFIDKLRAYLRQLSPREICFTGLYFQGELFFSAAEIRSIYARLNPKLPLADRFLKTKNTLIKHLKARINEEAHEDWALDELDNLSDEQYHNYLGDHDPADFFDFDEERDFVARKLVKDRLRVVYNAIYNDQFWDQYSQYEHFLGQLDSTDQITLADWQQDQRAFTDTLEYHQIRLVDAAPVLFLQDYFTGENHNRHIKYLFIDEVQDYSVAELMYLKLTFPRAKFNLIGDSEQALFKDVETAQALLNRLKAALPVRHPRLINLNRSYRSTYPITTLASSILPDGDHIEAFNRAGATPTYAEFPDEKQLLKTSQSIIKTELQDHETVAIITKTKNEAQHVYQELRHQFDCLLVTDKARTLNKSVLILPVYLAKGLEFDTVIAWNVSTANFPTHHELGILYTMMTRAMHHLVLLSQGQLTDLIPERALQQQLLVKAKSTS
- a CDS encoding ABC-2 family transporter protein, which translates into the protein MSFRLYGVLAQQSFKTFLTYRMTSVLVVLFGFMFTAIEIAAGFVYYSFAHRIGGLNFLQYEILIMSLISITTTYQFLFVGAHESLAGDLIDGNLDYLFLRPLPSYWYYALRQLDFPSGVNLLVYIPVTAFLLTRFPLSWSAWSLILVIYVVGVLFVFALNQIVVEISFWYDNLTALNGVPEDVISAASRPARIYPRWLQLILSTGLPVLALSNGIVTVTVKQSTAWQMLVPLVIVTVLLLVFSFYLWQRGTRHYVSAN
- a CDS encoding ABC-2 family transporter protein; this encodes MKYISNLFLGFQNSLVYRANFLISLVTRLLQVGLSLLMWRALYLESGQTTIHGYSQTHMMQYLILTGLLSLIFTFEPLFRLARQIKTGKISTLLLRPINLNLESLSNFVGAKLILIGLLGVLIVILTRGYGLSMLLILLYALVSVALWHQIMFLLGTLAFWLVQMWPLRPVISALYLFCGGLLFPLDVLPTWAYQGLRFSPLALVSSDLVQTVLQGPRQPQLLFLYLGLSIVWLIALVGISRWLFRVGLHKFEGVGV
- a CDS encoding ABC transporter ATP-binding protein; the encoded protein is MAYIETKHLNYEYRLFEKKLGFKNNLKDFFHRHYQLKRVLTDITFTISQGEKVGLLGPNGAGKSTLIKLLTGILQSDTDNLRVAGVRPNPNDYVFLKRIGVMMGQKSQLNWDLPALDTFKLLKTIYQVDTLSYQARLDKYVQMFHLQAVLNVPVRKLSLGERTKLELIATLLHGPELLILDEPTLGMDIVSQREFHAFLNQINQTNNVTILLISHQMNDIEAVADRLLLLLDGRIQFDGSVAKLMQTVRDPQRPITLKNVPNHAIVATQAAEISQRDDQTVVRAAEGDSTITFKTMALEQMQVETPSLEDVVYSMFRKQERSNEVH